A genomic region of Cannabis sativa cultivar Pink pepper isolate KNU-18-1 chromosome 1, ASM2916894v1, whole genome shotgun sequence contains the following coding sequences:
- the LOC115705064 gene encoding protein DETOXIFICATION 19, protein MEGISSSISDRNIIAVLPRDLSGTAGSGSDGGEERGNVIIVNITSTSSGEKWWKKVLEVEEAKQQVLFSLPLILTNGFYYLIPLISVMFASHLGPLQLAGATLANSWATVTGYAFLIGLSGALETLCGQGFGANLYRMMGIHLQASCITSFLFSILISFVWFNTEPILVFLGQDLEIAETAGIYTKFLIPSIFAFGYIQNILRFLQTQSVVRPAVLLSAIPLVFHIGITYCLVHLTPLGFKGAPIATSITLWISFFMLAAYVMLARQFHLTWQGFSTESFSYILTNLKLSLPSAAMVCLEYWAFEILVFLAGLMPNSKSTTSLIAICVNTETIAYNVTYGLSASASTRVSNELGGGHPEQAKSAMVVSLKLSVLLATIVVMALGFGHNFWAGLFTDNSAIIKSFASMTPLLAISIMLDSLQGVLSGVARGCGWQRMVVYVNLITFYLVGVTVGSLLAFKMKLYVKGLWIGLICGLACQAATLVLITMCTNWHMIAAVV, encoded by the exons ATGGAGGGAATTAGTTCATCAATATCAGATAGGAATATAATTGCAGTACTACCAAGAGATCTAAGTGGTACTGCAGGTAGTGGTAGTGATGGTGGAGAAGAAAGAGGAAATGTAATAATAGTAAACATTACTAGTACTAGTAGTGGAGAAAAATGGTGGAAAAAAGTGTTAGAAGTGGAGGAAGCCAAACAACAGGTTTTGTTTTCACTGCCATTGATTCTCACCAATGGTTTCTATTATTTGATACCTCTCATTTCGGTCATGTTCGCCAGCCACCTTGGCCCTCTCCAGCTCGCAGGTGCTACTCTCGCCAATTCATGGGCCACTGTCACAGGCTATGCTTTCTTG ATTGGGCTAAGTGGTGCTCTTGAGACCCTTTGTGGACAAGGATTTGGTGCAAACTTATACAGAATGATGGGCATTCATCTACAAGCCTCTTGTATCACATCATTTCTCTTCTCCATCCTCATTTCGTTTGTATGGTTCAACACTGAACCAATATTAGTTTTCCTTGGTCAAGATCTTGAGATTGCTGAGACTGCAGGCATTTACACCAAGTTTCTGATTCCTAGCATATTTGCTTTTGgttatatacaaaatattttgagGTTTCTTCAGACACAATCAGTTGTTAGGCCTGCGGTTTTGTTATCAGCAATACCACTGGTGTTCCACATTGGTATTACATATTGTTTGGTCCATTTAACACCTCTTGGCTTCAAAGGAGCTCCAATAGCAACCTCAATCACACTATGGATTTCTTTTTTTATGCTGGCTGCATATGTCATGTTGGCCAGGCAGTTTCATCTAACATGGCAAGGATTTTCAACTGAATCTTTCTCCTACATCCTCACAAACTTGAAACTTTCCCTGCCCTCTGCAGCTATGGTCTG CTTGGAATACTGGGCTTTTGAGATACTAGTGTTCCTAGCAGGACTGATGCCAAACTCGAAATCAACCACTTCTTTAATAGCAATATG TGTAAACACAGAAACAATTGCATACAATGTTACATATGGTCTAAGTGCTTCTGCCAG TACGAGGGTATCGAATGAATTAGGAGGAGGCCATCCAGAGCAAGCTAAGAGTGCAATGGTGGTTTCCCTCAAGCTCTCTGTACTTCTTGCTACAATAGTTGTAATGGCTCTAGGATTTGGGCACAACTTCTGGGCTGGTCTATTCACTGATAATTCTGCAATAATAAAGTCATTCGCTTCCATGACACCCCTGCTTGCAATATCCATAATGCTCGATTCTTTGCAGGGTGTTTTATCAG GTGTGGCTAGAGGATGCGGGTGGCAGCGCATGGTTGTTTATGTGAATTTGATAACATTTTATTTGGTTGGCGTGACTGTTGGGAGCCTCCTTGCATTTAAAATGAAACTATATGTTAAG GGATTGTGGATTGGCTTGATCTGTGGCCTGGCATGCCAAGCAGCCACACTTGTGTTGATAACAATGTGCACAAACTGGCACATGATTGCAGCAGTCGTTTAA